The proteins below come from a single Mucilaginibacter mali genomic window:
- a CDS encoding nucleoside permease — MGSTIKIKLSVMMFLEFFIWGAWFVTMGTYLANSLKASGTQIGTAYATQSLGAIIAPFIIGLIADKYFSAQRILGILHLIGAALMWYATTLGNFDSFYPVILLYMIIYMPTLALVNSVSFKQMTNPNKEFPPIRFFGTLGWIIAGTIIGKLAWEHNNTLILTFKMAAVASLVLGLLSFTLPDTPPVKKGQKTTFGELIGLESIGLLKNRSYLIFFLASIAICVPLAFYYNFTNPFLNEAGMKEAAFKQSWGQWSELIFMAAMPLFFVRLGVKKMLAIGMLTWVVRYVFFAYGNGDANYWMLIAGIVVHGVCYDFFFVTGQLYTDNLAGDRFKSAAQGFITLATYGVGMLIGSYISGPLVDAHKTATGHDWHAIWLIPAEIAAVVLIAFLLFFRDKPVAVTESTAVL; from the coding sequence ATGGGAAGCACAATTAAGATCAAATTATCCGTCATGATGTTCCTGGAGTTTTTCATCTGGGGCGCGTGGTTTGTTACTATGGGTACCTATCTGGCTAATTCGTTGAAAGCATCGGGTACACAGATCGGTACCGCTTATGCAACGCAGTCTTTAGGTGCTATCATAGCGCCGTTCATTATCGGTCTTATTGCTGATAAGTATTTTTCAGCGCAGCGGATATTGGGTATACTTCACCTTATTGGCGCGGCATTAATGTGGTATGCCACTACGCTTGGTAATTTCGACAGCTTTTACCCTGTGATATTGCTGTACATGATCATTTATATGCCAACCCTGGCGCTGGTTAACTCGGTGTCTTTTAAGCAAATGACCAACCCCAACAAGGAGTTTCCGCCAATTCGTTTTTTTGGTACGCTCGGTTGGATCATTGCGGGGACTATTATAGGGAAATTAGCCTGGGAGCATAATAATACACTGATACTTACTTTTAAAATGGCCGCTGTGGCTTCATTAGTGTTAGGTTTGTTAAGCTTTACCCTGCCAGATACCCCACCTGTAAAGAAAGGTCAGAAAACCACTTTTGGCGAACTCATTGGCCTGGAGTCAATCGGTTTATTAAAAAATCGGTCTTACCTTATTTTTTTCCTGGCTTCAATTGCTATCTGTGTACCACTGGCGTTTTATTATAATTTCACAAACCCGTTTCTGAATGAAGCGGGTATGAAGGAGGCTGCCTTTAAACAATCGTGGGGGCAGTGGTCTGAATTGATATTTATGGCAGCTATGCCTTTGTTTTTTGTGCGATTGGGGGTGAAAAAAATGCTTGCGATAGGCATGCTCACCTGGGTAGTAAGATATGTGTTTTTTGCTTATGGAAATGGTGATGCAAACTACTGGATGTTGATTGCCGGTATTGTAGTTCACGGTGTATGTTACGATTTCTTCTTTGTAACCGGTCAGCTTTATACAGATAATTTAGCTGGTGATCGCTTTAAAAGCGCTGCGCAGGGCTTTATTACACTTGCTACCTATGGTGTGGGTATGCTAATCGGTTCTTATATTTCAGGCCCGCTGGTTGATGCGCACAAAACTGCCACAGGTCATGATTGGCATGCTATCTGGTTGATTCCAGCTGAAATAGCTGCGGTTGTGCTTATTGCATTCCTGCTGTTTTTCAGAGATAAGCCGGTTGCAGTAACTGAATCAACGGCCGTATTATAA
- a CDS encoding alpha/beta hydrolase → MIAKYLRHILVPGIALLAGLQTSNAQSGITNIPDTSFSYNSAFAGVKKSNPEARIPQLNLGDSVSTVKDIVYCTINNHALKLDVFSPTKYKGKLPALLMIFGGGWRSGNRTMHWQMAQSIAARGYIVITADYRLSTEALYPAAVNDLKTAIKWMRDKSGQYRIDKDKIAVWGFSAGGQLAALIGTTANNPLYPGNPGYRITSDAVQAVIDVDGTLAFVHPESGEGDESKHPSAGTYWFGATKAQRRDLWIEAGPLMHVDKHTPPILFLNSSVDRMHAGREDMIKKLDSLGGIYHEVHTFKGAPHSFNMFEPWFTPTLNYSVAFLDKIFKGK, encoded by the coding sequence ATGATTGCCAAATATCTACGCCACATCCTGGTACCGGGCATAGCTTTATTAGCCGGACTGCAAACCTCCAATGCCCAAAGCGGGATAACCAATATCCCCGATACCTCATTCTCATACAACAGCGCGTTCGCGGGTGTTAAAAAATCAAATCCCGAGGCCCGCATTCCGCAGCTAAACCTGGGCGATAGTGTAAGCACGGTGAAGGATATTGTTTATTGCACCATTAACAATCATGCTTTAAAACTGGATGTTTTTTCGCCAACTAAATATAAAGGCAAGCTGCCTGCTTTGCTGATGATATTTGGCGGTGGGTGGCGTTCGGGTAACCGCACCATGCACTGGCAAATGGCCCAATCAATCGCAGCAAGGGGCTATATTGTTATCACTGCCGATTATCGACTCTCAACCGAAGCTTTATACCCCGCGGCGGTAAACGATTTAAAAACGGCCATTAAATGGATGCGTGATAAAAGCGGTCAATATCGCATAGATAAGGATAAGATTGCCGTATGGGGTTTTTCAGCCGGCGGGCAATTGGCGGCTTTGATAGGTACCACAGCCAATAATCCCTTATATCCGGGCAACCCCGGTTACAGGATAACTTCAGATGCTGTGCAGGCGGTTATAGATGTGGACGGTACGCTGGCCTTTGTTCATCCCGAATCGGGCGAGGGGGACGAGAGCAAGCATCCATCAGCAGGCACGTACTGGTTTGGGGCTACCAAAGCCCAGCGCCGCGATCTGTGGATAGAGGCCGGTCCGCTAATGCATGTAGATAAGCATACACCACCCATCCTGTTCCTGAACAGCAGCGTAGACCGTATGCATGCGGGCCGAGAGGATATGATCAAAAAGTTGGATTCTTTAGGCGGTATCTACCACGAGGTGCATACCTTTAAAGGCGCGCCGCATTCGTTTAACATGTTCGAACCATGGTTTACCCCGACGCTGAATTATTCAGTTGCCTTTTTAGATAAGATATTCAAGGGCAAATAA
- a CDS encoding serine hydrolase: protein MKKLLFATFIMFASLNSFAQQPDTLFLKNMLESHPELFAGILKHPTQNEVQILYTQIDRDEHNIPHFKSYSYRLNPKRYFYPASTVKLPTLIFALEKLNELKIKGLSRQSSMITDSSFAGQTKVTRDTSSKTGLPSLENYMKKILLVSDNDAYNRLYEFVGREEINQKLKKYGLTQTRIVGRLAIGDGGDRARHTNPIRFYNGDKLIYTKPELIDNNDYPMAATDNLQQGKGYLDRNDKLVMGPFDFSNMNNYPLADQQMVLRRLLFPETFPKNERFNLTDNDYRFIYKYMSMYPTESKKPTYNRPDYFPAYCKFLFYGGDSSAVINPDIRIFNKVGDSYGYDIDNACIVNFKTKTEFLLSAVVQSNEDGIYNDNKYEYTTVCLPFLKNLAQVIYQYELTRPKKNEPNLSRYK from the coding sequence ATGAAAAAACTACTCTTCGCTACATTCATTATGTTTGCATCGTTAAACAGCTTCGCCCAACAACCGGATACCCTATTCCTGAAAAACATGCTGGAAAGCCATCCCGAACTATTTGCGGGGATATTGAAGCACCCTACCCAAAACGAGGTGCAGATACTGTATACACAGATAGACCGCGATGAGCATAACATACCGCATTTCAAATCGTACAGTTACCGGTTGAATCCTAAACGCTACTTCTACCCTGCCAGTACAGTGAAGTTGCCTACGCTCATCTTCGCGCTGGAGAAGTTGAATGAGTTGAAGATAAAGGGGCTCAGTCGGCAATCAAGCATGATAACCGACAGCAGCTTTGCCGGACAAACCAAAGTAACCCGCGATACCTCATCTAAAACCGGACTGCCGAGTTTAGAGAACTACATGAAGAAGATACTACTGGTAAGTGATAACGATGCCTATAACCGTTTGTACGAATTTGTCGGTCGCGAAGAGATTAACCAAAAGCTAAAAAAGTACGGACTAACCCAAACCCGCATTGTTGGCCGCCTCGCTATTGGCGATGGCGGCGACCGTGCACGCCACACCAACCCCATCCGCTTTTACAATGGCGATAAACTGATCTACACCAAACCTGAACTAATTGATAATAACGATTACCCGATGGCCGCAACCGACAACCTGCAACAAGGCAAGGGCTACTTGGACCGCAACGATAAACTGGTAATGGGACCGTTCGATTTCTCGAACATGAACAACTACCCGCTGGCCGATCAGCAGATGGTATTGCGACGCTTACTCTTCCCGGAAACATTTCCGAAGAACGAACGCTTTAACCTAACGGATAATGATTACCGTTTCATTTATAAATACATGAGCATGTATCCAACCGAAAGCAAGAAGCCAACTTATAACCGGCCCGATTACTTTCCGGCTTATTGCAAGTTTTTGTTTTATGGCGGCGACAGCAGCGCGGTCATCAACCCCGATATCCGCATATTTAACAAGGTGGGCGATTCGTATGGGTATGATATCGATAATGCCTGCATCGTCAACTTTAAAACCAAAACGGAATTCCTGCTATCGGCCGTAGTACAATCAAACGAGGATGGGATTTATAACGACAACAAGTACGAGTATACCACGGTGTGCCTGCCATTCCTGAAGAACCTGGCGCAGGTGATCTATCAGTACGAGTTAACCCGTCCTAAAAAGAATGAACCCAATTTAAGCAGGTATAAGTAG
- a CDS encoding DUF4397 domain-containing protein has protein sequence MKRKYIQMAALLLLSLTFSCKKQEFKTIDAPVDPSAPQIKFFNFSVNMPSVNFYANDTKVTATLSATGAEAAAGLAYGSVLPASNYATMAAGNYTFKAVVSSTATANANVTLGTVTGTLESNKLYSLYTGGFYNTTTKTSDMFLIGDTMPADDKVTVSIRLVNTISNGTEPLDLYVKNTTTGAETKVASAVAYKSASAFTTVPVGIYELYGRYPSNATTNVVVRNGTSAVGLTQGRVYTITALGDMTVSTTGTATNRCRFDNTTNR, from the coding sequence ATGAAAAGAAAATATATACAAATGGCAGCACTGCTGCTGTTATCCTTAACGTTCTCGTGTAAAAAGCAGGAGTTTAAAACTATCGACGCGCCAGTAGATCCGTCTGCCCCGCAGATCAAGTTCTTCAACTTTAGTGTGAACATGCCATCGGTAAACTTTTATGCTAATGACACCAAGGTAACCGCAACCTTAAGCGCTACCGGCGCCGAGGCCGCAGCAGGCTTGGCTTATGGCAGTGTATTACCTGCATCAAACTATGCTACAATGGCCGCGGGTAATTATACCTTTAAGGCTGTCGTATCGTCAACCGCTACTGCTAATGCCAACGTAACACTTGGTACAGTAACCGGCACGTTGGAAAGCAATAAGCTTTACAGCTTATATACCGGTGGCTTTTATAACACAACCACCAAAACCAGCGATATGTTCCTTATTGGCGATACCATGCCTGCTGATGATAAGGTAACCGTATCTATACGTTTGGTTAATACCATATCAAACGGTACCGAACCGTTAGACCTGTATGTTAAAAACACAACTACAGGTGCCGAAACTAAGGTAGCCAGCGCTGTTGCTTATAAATCAGCTTCGGCTTTTACAACCGTTCCAGTTGGTATTTACGAGTTGTATGGCCGTTATCCATCTAACGCAACAACCAACGTTGTTGTGCGTAACGGTACATCAGCAGTAGGCTTAACCCAGGGCCGCGTATATACCATTACCGCACTTGGCGATATGACGGTATCAACAACCGGTACTGCTACCAACCGTTGCCGTTTTGATAACACTACAAACCGATAA
- a CDS encoding SusD/RagB family nutrient-binding outer membrane lipoprotein — MKKFQIILLLTACLVSVSSCKKYLDVNTNPNAPQTVTANLYLSPMEHWMATAPIYDQRFIGRYTQNFTSTSAGTTWDLQGYDPASDNGAELWRDVYWSLGDNLIDMMTKSEAEQRWDLLGVGYVMKAWGWLTLTDIHGEIIVKEAFDPLRTTFDYDSQEYVYGEVQRLLGLAITNLQRTDGAVDATFLGKTDLIYKGDRTKWLKFAYGLLGMTLNHYSNKSTYKPADVIAAIDKSFASNSDDALLQYTGTANDDRNFIGPTRNNFNTYRQTPMIVNLMNGGAFGGVVDPRMSRILSASPDGVYRGVTTGAGTGAFNANTLPNNIWGYASLPATGTPVRYIFDDKSKFPLMTYAQLQFIKAEAAFKAGDKATALTAYNNGISAHIDFVNTRNSENGQNVTQITAAEKSAFLSNPLIVPTAANLKISMIMCQKYIAQWAWAPCETWMDLRRYHYTDADPAGGQVFIGYVFPTTLYTDNAGKPAYRIRPRYNSDYVWNVPGLTAIGGLAPDYHTKQTWIVQP, encoded by the coding sequence ATGAAAAAGTTTCAAATTATATTATTATTAACCGCTTGCCTTGTATCGGTAAGCAGTTGTAAAAAGTACCTGGATGTTAATACCAATCCAAATGCTCCGCAGACTGTAACTGCGAACTTATACCTTTCGCCCATGGAGCACTGGATGGCCACCGCGCCAATTTACGATCAGCGCTTTATAGGCCGTTATACCCAAAACTTCACCTCCACCTCGGCTGGTACCACCTGGGACCTGCAAGGTTACGACCCGGCCAGTGATAACGGCGCCGAACTTTGGCGCGATGTTTACTGGAGCCTTGGCGATAACCTGATAGATATGATGACCAAGAGCGAGGCCGAGCAACGCTGGGACCTTTTGGGTGTAGGTTATGTGATGAAGGCCTGGGGCTGGTTAACCTTAACCGATATCCACGGCGAGATCATTGTTAAGGAAGCATTCGACCCGCTGCGTACTACATTTGATTACGACAGCCAGGAGTATGTTTATGGCGAAGTGCAGCGCTTATTAGGTTTGGCTATCACCAACCTGCAACGCACGGATGGCGCTGTTGACGCTACCTTTTTGGGCAAAACCGACCTGATCTATAAAGGCGACCGTACAAAATGGTTAAAATTTGCCTATGGCTTACTGGGGATGACACTTAATCACTACAGCAACAAATCAACCTATAAACCGGCTGATGTTATTGCTGCTATTGATAAATCGTTCGCCAGCAACAGCGACGATGCATTGTTGCAATATACCGGTACCGCTAATGATGACCGTAACTTTATAGGCCCAACCCGTAATAACTTTAACACTTACAGGCAAACCCCAATGATTGTTAACCTGATGAATGGTGGTGCTTTTGGTGGCGTTGTTGATCCGCGTATGAGCCGTATTCTTTCCGCATCGCCTGATGGTGTTTACCGTGGTGTTACCACCGGTGCAGGTACCGGCGCGTTTAATGCCAATACCCTGCCAAACAACATTTGGGGTTATGCTAGTTTGCCTGCAACCGGCACACCGGTAAGGTATATTTTTGACGACAAGAGCAAATTCCCATTAATGACCTATGCGCAATTGCAGTTTATTAAAGCAGAAGCGGCTTTCAAAGCCGGCGATAAGGCAACAGCTTTAACAGCTTACAATAATGGTATATCTGCCCATATTGATTTTGTGAACACCCGCAACTCAGAGAACGGTCAAAACGTTACCCAGATCACCGCTGCAGAAAAGTCGGCGTTCCTGTCAAACCCGCTAATCGTTCCAACAGCTGCTAATCTGAAGATATCGATGATCATGTGCCAGAAATACATCGCGCAATGGGCCTGGGCACCATGCGAAACATGGATGGACCTGCGCAGGTACCATTATACCGATGCAGACCCAGCCGGTGGCCAGGTGTTTATAGGGTATGTATTCCCAACCACGCTTTATACCGATAATGCTGGTAAGCCAGCTTACCGCATCAGGCCGCGTTATAACTCAGATTATGTATGGAACGTACCAGGCCTTACCGCTATAGGCGGCCTTGCCCCTGATTACCATACCAAACAAACATGGATAGTTCAACCTTAA
- a CDS encoding SusC/RagA family TonB-linked outer membrane protein, producing the protein MKKSLLLFFLGLCCWTVQTYAQAQTVTGKVTSAEDRYPLPGVTVKIKGTTTGTQTDATGGFSIRAVTGQVLVFSFIGTVTQEISVSAAQGPMNVALKSDTKQINEVVVTALGQTVKQRALGTSQQSVKGADIAGTQRENFINSLQGRIAGVEVTSTSGVPGASTSITIRGVSSISSNNSPLFIVDGLPIDNKTLNTGAFYSDVSSTTALSNRGIDFTNRAADINPEDIESLVVLKGPEAAALYGIDAANGAIVITTKRGKPGEGRIDYSNSFRIEHVNGVPQVQHTYAPGTAGNPQITALASSYYEYFGPEYPAGTQLYDNVKNFFQDGHTQKHNLSFSGGTDRSNYRVATSYTGQNGVVPNSIYNKLNVTGATQSTVTKWLKTDLSMSYEYAYNRQPLKGGVGPLLGLLDWPQTDDAANYLTPAGTRRLSGLGTLGSGEVDNPYFSVNKNLNTSKNNRFLTNLGLTITPFKWLNIKTNAGVDAYNTQYLQLRHPESAIGFSRNGLMDVLNDQTRNISIQNLVNLTPQKLIKDLSIDATLGNSILSQYGDSEDGYGENFLDPNFISLNNTLPTSRGVKSTISQRRLYSYFGRATLSYKDYLYLTGTIRNDHTSTIPYDKSSFYYPSVSASFVFTDAFSAMKKYFYSGKLRAAYAQVGKDARPYSYAAALESKLTTGGGYGYGFYGPNPALKPEFAKSYEIGAELSWLQDRLGLDVTVFRKTTTDQIVNDIRGSYATGFILFNLNGAATENKGIEITLRGTPVKTSNFTWNATGNFYADKGTVTALPNALPESYVSDTWLYNNVRNGNTPGHSTRSLTGLFYLRNNQGQILISPSSGLPIRSTTFFDAGYDRNPNFTFGLSNNFQYKNFSLSFLLDFRKGGDVLDATDHYLTTLGLSPSTLDRKTSRIIPGVLQDGKENSATPTANNIVVTPYYQNAYYTSMSEELFIQKNINWIRMRDVTLAYQLPQSLLRKQNFLKNASVFVTATDLFLITNYKGLDPVVNGNTAAVGGSGAGGIDYGNFPMPIGLNFGVKIGL; encoded by the coding sequence ATGAAAAAAAGTTTACTCCTTTTTTTCCTGGGACTTTGTTGCTGGACCGTGCAAACCTATGCACAGGCCCAAACCGTTACAGGAAAGGTAACTTCGGCCGAGGATCGGTATCCCCTGCCGGGTGTAACCGTTAAGATCAAAGGAACAACAACCGGTACACAAACAGATGCCACCGGGGGTTTCAGCATCAGGGCTGTTACAGGCCAGGTGCTGGTGTTTTCCTTTATAGGTACCGTAACCCAGGAAATTAGCGTTTCGGCCGCGCAAGGCCCGATGAACGTAGCCTTAAAATCGGACACCAAACAAATTAACGAAGTTGTAGTAACCGCACTGGGCCAAACTGTTAAGCAACGCGCGCTAGGTACATCGCAACAAAGCGTAAAAGGCGCTGATATTGCTGGTACACAACGCGAGAACTTCATTAACTCGTTGCAGGGCCGTATTGCCGGTGTGGAAGTTACCAGTACATCTGGCGTTCCGGGTGCTTCAACCTCAATCACCATCCGTGGTGTAAGCTCTATCAGCAGCAACAACTCCCCACTGTTTATTGTGGATGGTTTACCCATTGATAACAAAACGCTTAATACAGGTGCTTTCTATTCGGACGTAAGTTCGACTACTGCCTTAAGTAATCGCGGTATCGACTTTACCAACCGCGCGGCCGACATCAACCCCGAGGATATTGAAAGCCTTGTAGTGTTGAAAGGTCCGGAAGCTGCGGCTCTTTATGGTATCGACGCGGCTAACGGCGCCATCGTTATCACCACCAAACGCGGTAAACCGGGCGAAGGCCGTATCGATTACAGCAACAGTTTCCGCATAGAGCACGTTAACGGTGTACCACAGGTACAACACACTTATGCTCCCGGCACTGCGGGTAACCCACAAATTACAGCGCTGGCCAGTTCATACTACGAATACTTTGGCCCTGAATATCCGGCAGGTACCCAACTATACGATAACGTGAAGAACTTCTTCCAGGATGGTCATACCCAAAAGCATAACCTATCCTTCTCTGGTGGTACAGATCGCAGCAACTATCGCGTAGCTACCTCATACACCGGCCAAAACGGGGTGGTACCAAATAGTATTTATAATAAGCTTAACGTAACCGGCGCCACCCAAAGCACAGTTACCAAATGGTTAAAAACCGACCTTAGCATGAGCTACGAGTATGCTTATAACAGGCAACCGCTTAAAGGTGGCGTTGGCCCGCTGCTGGGTTTATTAGACTGGCCGCAAACAGACGACGCTGCCAACTATCTTACCCCGGCCGGCACCAGGCGATTGAGCGGCTTAGGCACCTTAGGTAGTGGCGAAGTTGACAATCCTTACTTCAGCGTAAACAAAAACCTCAACACATCAAAAAACAACCGTTTTTTAACCAACCTGGGCTTAACCATTACGCCCTTTAAATGGTTAAATATTAAAACTAACGCCGGTGTTGATGCTTACAATACCCAATACCTGCAATTAAGGCACCCTGAAAGTGCTATCGGCTTCAGTCGCAATGGTTTAATGGATGTGCTGAATGACCAAACCCGCAACATCAGTATACAAAACTTAGTTAACCTTACACCACAAAAGTTAATTAAAGACCTGAGCATTGATGCTACCTTAGGTAATTCAATCCTTTCGCAATATGGCGATAGCGAGGATGGTTACGGTGAGAACTTCTTAGACCCTAACTTTATATCGCTTAATAACACCCTGCCAACCAGCCGCGGTGTAAAAAGCACCATCAGCCAAAGGCGCTTATACAGCTACTTCGGCCGCGCTACCTTAAGCTATAAAGATTATTTATACTTGACCGGTACCATCCGCAATGACCATACATCTACTATCCCGTACGATAAAAGCTCATTCTACTACCCGTCAGTTTCTGCCAGCTTTGTATTTACCGACGCGTTTAGCGCTATGAAGAAATACTTCTACTCTGGTAAGTTACGCGCCGCGTATGCACAGGTAGGTAAGGATGCCCGCCCGTACTCGTACGCTGCCGCGCTTGAAAGCAAGCTGACCACCGGCGGCGGTTATGGCTACGGCTTCTACGGTCCTAACCCTGCATTAAAGCCAGAATTTGCTAAATCTTACGAAATTGGCGCCGAGTTATCATGGCTGCAAGACAGATTAGGTTTAGATGTGACTGTGTTCCGCAAAACCACTACCGATCAGATCGTGAACGATATCCGCGGCAGCTATGCTACAGGCTTCATCCTGTTCAACCTTAACGGTGCCGCCACCGAAAATAAAGGTATCGAGATCACCCTGCGTGGCACACCGGTTAAAACCAGCAATTTCACCTGGAATGCTACTGGTAATTTTTATGCTGATAAAGGTACTGTAACCGCGCTGCCAAACGCGCTGCCGGAGTCGTACGTATCAGATACCTGGCTATACAATAACGTGCGTAACGGTAACACCCCGGGCCATTCAACCCGCTCGTTAACCGGTTTATTTTACCTGCGCAACAACCAAGGCCAGATCCTGATCAGCCCAAGCTCGGGTCTGCCTATCCGCTCAACCACATTCTTTGATGCCGGTTACGACAGGAACCCTAACTTTACCTTTGGTTTAAGTAACAACTTCCAGTATAAAAACTTCTCGTTATCGTTCCTGTTAGATTTCAGGAAGGGCGGCGACGTATTGGATGCTACCGACCACTACCTGACCACCTTAGGTTTAAGCCCAAGCACGCTCGACCGTAAAACAAGCCGCATTATACCAGGTGTGTTACAGGATGGCAAGGAAAACAGCGCTACACCAACTGCTAACAACATTGTAGTTACGCCATACTATCAAAACGCTTACTATACATCAATGAGCGAGGAGTTGTTTATCCAAAAGAATATTAACTGGATACGTATGCGCGATGTAACACTGGCTTACCAGTTACCGCAAAGCTTATTAAGGAAGCAAAACTTTTTAAAGAATGCCAGCGTATTTGTAACCGCTACCGATTTGTTCCTGATCACCAACTACAAAGGTTTAGACCCAGTAGTTAACGGTAACACGGCAGCAGTAGGCGGTTCGGGCGCGGGTGGTATAGATTATGGCAACTTCCCGATGCCTATTGGTTTAAACTTTGGCGTTAAAATAGGATTATAA
- a CDS encoding DeoR/GlpR family DNA-binding transcription regulator, giving the protein MLKKERHTYIIRQVNLHNKVLSSDLAIELNVSEDTVRRDLNELHESGQVVKVHGGALSRSYHYPFQHNNIYAADAKKGIARKGIGLIKDGMVVLTGGGTTIIEMVTMLPPDLSVTIFTISPPVALQLADHPLIKVVLIGGELSKDSQVCTGTQVVSYLGEIKFDLCFLGTNGISLQDGVTDSDLDIVQVKKAMIKASKRLVIMCIAEKLNSVQRMRVCDLQQISCLITDLDPADHILQAYRKQHLQLY; this is encoded by the coding sequence ATGCTTAAAAAAGAGCGCCATACCTATATCATCAGGCAGGTAAACCTCCACAACAAGGTGCTGTCATCCGATCTGGCCATCGAGCTGAACGTATCGGAAGATACCGTGCGCCGCGATCTGAACGAACTGCACGAATCGGGGCAGGTAGTGAAGGTGCATGGCGGGGCTTTATCGCGCTCGTATCATTATCCGTTTCAGCATAACAATATTTACGCGGCTGATGCAAAGAAGGGTATAGCCCGCAAAGGCATCGGGCTGATTAAGGATGGCATGGTGGTATTAACCGGCGGCGGCACAACCATTATCGAGATGGTTACCATGCTGCCACCCGATCTGTCGGTTACCATATTTACCATAAGCCCGCCGGTAGCCCTGCAACTGGCCGATCACCCGCTAATAAAAGTAGTGCTGATAGGCGGCGAACTTTCCAAAGATTCGCAGGTGTGCACCGGCACCCAGGTGGTAAGTTATCTTGGCGAGATCAAATTCGACCTGTGCTTCCTTGGTACAAATGGTATATCCTTGCAGGATGGCGTAACAGATTCGGACCTGGATATTGTACAGGTAAAAAAGGCCATGATCAAAGCATCAAAACGGCTGGTTATTATGTGTATTGCCGAAAAACTGAACTCGGTACAGCGCATGCGCGTATGCGACCTGCAGCAGATCAGTTGCCTCATCACCGATCTTGACCCGGCTGATCATATCCTGCAGGCTTATCGTAAGCAGCATTTGCAGTTGTATTGA